The DNA segment AAGAGTGATTCGTCCCGGCGGCTAGAGCTGCCGGAACATCTGCCCGAACTTCGGGATGAAATCTTTTTTGCGGGACATGACGCCCTCGAGCCGGACGGGCTGGTCCCGGAGATCCAGTTTGGTGATGCAGGCCTCGTCCCCGGCGGCAAAGAGGTCGCTTGCGTTACTAAAGACGTTCGTGAAGAGGGCGAAGAAGCAGTCGATCCCCATCGTCGTCCGCAGGCGATCCAGTTCGGCACGGATCTCGTCGGCGTGAGTCTCTGCGAACGCAAACGACGACGTCATCACCTGCGAGACCATGATGCTCTTCCCGAAGAGGTTGTAGCGCTTCATGTCCCGGGTGAGGAGTTCTTCCTTCGGGAGTGCGTCGAGATCCATGCCCTTCCGGATCAGTTCCGGCCCGTATTCGGCCGGATCGACCCCGGCGATACCCGCGAGGTAGTCGGCCGCCCGGATATCCGCGGGGGTGGTCGTCGAGAGTTTCATCACCATCGTATCCGAGAGGATCCCCGAGAGAAGGAGCCCGGCGGTCGACGGCGTGGGCTCGATGCAGGCCTCGATGAACTTGCTCGCCACGATCGTCGAGGTCGACCCCACGGGATCGTTGAGGAACCGCACCGGTTTTAAGGTCGAGATCGCGCCGAGACGGTGGTGGTCGATGATCTCGAGGATATCCGCCTGCTCGATCCCGTCCACGGCCTGGGAGTACTCGTTGTGGTCGAGGAGGATCACCGACTTCTGAACCTCCTGCATCAGCGTCGTCCGGGATACGAGCCCGATATGCCGTCCCCCTTCCCCGACGACGCAGGCCGTCCTGAACTTGGAGTTCGAGACGACGCTCTTTGCATACTCGAGCGAGTCCTCCATCCGCACCGTGGGGACGTCGGTCTCCATGATCATGCTCGCGGGAAGGGAGAGGCTGATCATCTTGCCGACGCTGAACGCGTCGAGCGTCGTCGAGAGCACCGAGGCGCCCCTCGTCCGCGCGGCGTCGATCACCCGCTCGCCCACCGGCGCCCCTTCGGCGATGATGAGCGCGGCGACCCCCGCCGATATCAGCGCGAGCTGGGCGGGTTCGTTGTCCCCGACGATCGCGAT comes from the Methanoculleus marisnigri JR1 genome and includes:
- a CDS encoding putative manganese-dependent inorganic diphosphatase yields the protein MGLNKIIIIGHKQPDTDSICSVIGYAELRNRAEPGKYIPARCGEVSPEAKFALETFGVEAPAYVASVEPTVSDIPLDTRSVRQDVPTVDVAALMDTYDMRNMPITDGHETLVGLVSEYGLARAYVRKNPREQLSLIPMPLETLARILDARIVVPARETLGEGRVYTVIDALHVTLSRMTPDDIAIVGDNEPAQLALISAGVAALIIAEGAPVGERVIDAARTRGASVLSTTLDAFSVGKMISLSLPASMIMETDVPTVRMEDSLEYAKSVVSNSKFRTACVVGEGGRHIGLVSRTTLMQEVQKSVILLDHNEYSQAVDGIEQADILEIIDHHRLGAISTLKPVRFLNDPVGSTSTIVASKFIEACIEPTPSTAGLLLSGILSDTMVMKLSTTTPADIRAADYLAGIAGVDPAEYGPELIRKGMDLDALPKEELLTRDMKRYNLFGKSIMVSQVMTSSFAFAETHADEIRAELDRLRTTMGIDCFFALFTNVFSNASDLFAAGDEACITKLDLRDQPVRLEGVMSRKKDFIPKFGQMFRQL